A window of Rhododendron vialii isolate Sample 1 chromosome 13a, ASM3025357v1 contains these coding sequences:
- the LOC131314468 gene encoding cytochrome P450 94C1-like, which yields MEIGDSVLSQSLQPTFCFLFFSFTLSFTIFSLLLFALSLLKPHCACEICRSYLSRSWSPEFDNLADWYTHLLRKSPTNTIHIHVLNNTITANPENVEHILKTQFENYPKGRLFSAILGDLLGKGIFNVDGDSWKFQRKMASLEMGSVSIRSYAFDIVGSEIQSNLIPLFSSVSWEKDSVLDLQQVFQRFSFDTIFRFSLGLDPNTLQLSLPISDFVMAFDLASKLSAERAMSVSPLIWKVKKVLNLGSEKKLKKSIEVVKSLAQEVIENRRKMGVSTQNDLLSRFMSSINDDAYIIDIVISFLLAGRDTVASALTGFFWLLSQHPEVEKAIREESDRVMGPTKELASLVQMREMHYLQAAMYETMRLHPPVQFDSKFCEDDDILPDHTFVPKGTRITYHPYAMGRMERVWGPDCFDFKPERWLQGGVFCPVSPFKYPVFQAGPRVCLGKEIALLEMKSVALSLVGRFDIRVAMPEKALRFMPGLTATVRGGLPVIIQERKR from the coding sequence ATGGAGATAGGAGATTCTGTTCTCTCTCAATCATTACAACCCACATTCTGCTTCTTGTTCTTCTCCTTCACACTCTCATTCACTATCTTCTCTCTATTACTCTTCGCACTAAGTCTCCTCAAGCCACACTGTGCCTGCGAAATCTGCCGTAGCTACCTCTCCCGGAGCTGGTCGCCGGAGTTCGACAATCTCGCCGATTGGTACACTCACCTTCTCCGAAAATCCCCAACCAATACAATCCACATTCACGTCCTCAACAATACCATCACGGCTAACCCAGAAAATGTCGAGCACATTCTCAAAACTCAGTTCGAAAATTACCCGAAAGGAAGGCTATTCTCTGCAATTCTCGGCGATCTTCTGGGCAAGGGAATCTTCAACGTTGACGGCGATTCTTGGAAATTCCAGAGGAAAATGGCGAGTCTTGAAATGGGTAGCGTCTCGATTCGATCGTACGCTTTTGATATTGTCGGGTCAGAGATTCAGTCCAATCTCATTCCTCTGTTTTCCTCTGTTTCTTGGGAAAAAGactctgttttggatttacaacAAGTGTTTCAAAGATTTTCTTTCGATACCATTTTTCGATTCTCACTTGGGTTGGACCCCAATACCCTCCAATTGTCATTACCCATCTCTGATTTCGTAATGGCCTTCGATCTTGCGTCGAAATTATCGGCAGAGCGAGCAATGAGCGTTTCCCCATTGATATGGAAAGTTAAAAAGGTACTAAACCTAGGGTCAGAGAAAAAGCTGAAAAAATCCATTGAAGTAGTAAAATCCCTCGCCCAAGAAGTGATCGAAAACAGGCGAAAAATGGGAGTTTCGACACAAAATGACCTCCTTTCGAGGTTCATGAGTTCTATAAACGATGATGCATACATCATAGACATTGTCATTAGCTTCTTATTGGCTGGCCGTGACACGGTGGCATCGGCATTGACCGGTTTCTTCTGGTTGCTGAGTCAGCACCCAGAGGTCGAGAAGGCGATCCGCGAGGAGTCGGACCGAGTCATGGGTCCGACTAAGGAACTAGCGAGCTTAGTGCAAATGAGAGAGATGCATTACTTACAGGCTGCAATGTACGAGACTATGAGACTCCACCCGCCAGTGCAATTTGATTCGAAATTTTGCGAAGACGACGACATTTTACCAGACCACACTTTTGTTCCAAAAGGCACTCGGATTACGTACCATCCGTACGCGATGGGCCGGATGGAGCGGGTTTGGGGCCCAGATTGTTTTGACTTCAAGCCGGAGAGATGGTTGCAGGGCGGAGTTTTTTGCCCTGTTAGCCCCTTCAAGTACCCGGTTTTTCAAGCCGGGCCGAGGGTTTGTTTGGGCAAGGAAATAGCACTTTTGGAGATGAAGAGTGTCGCTCTTTCGTTGGTCGGCAGGTTTGATATAAGAGTAGCGATGCCAGAAAAAGCACTACGATTTATGCCTGGTCTGACCGCCACCGTGAGGGGCGGTCTTCCAGTAATTATTCAAGAGCGAAAGCGATAA